CGTTTTCGCTGATAGTCCAGGGCTGGACTGGATCCGGGCAGGCCGCATCGGAGGTGCATGGCGCCGAGGGCGTGCTCAGCTTCCCGCGGTTCGGACAGGGGCGGCTGACACTCCAACGCGGAGGAGAGTCCGAAACGGTCGACATTGAGGGTGAGTTGAATTTCGGATTCGAGGGGATCTTCGCCGACTACGCCGCGGCCCTCGAAGACGGCGGACCGCCACCGGTTGAGTTCTCCGCCGGGTATCGCAACCTGCAAATCGTCATGGCGGCCTACGAGTCCGGACGCACCCGCGAGGTGGTGCGACTCTAGCCGGCCTATTCGGCCAGGGCCTGATGAATCGCGGTCGCGGTGGCCGAGCCAATCCCGGGAACCTCGGCGATTTGGGCGGCCGAGGCGGCCCGCAGCCGGGCCAGCGATCCGAAGTGGCGCATCAATTGCCGACGCCGCGCCGGCCCGACGCCCGGCACCCGGTCCAACTCGGAGCGGCGACTGCTGCGGCTGCGCAGGCTGACGTGATAGCCGACCGCGAATCGGTGCGCCTCGTCACGAATCCGCTGCAGCAAGTAAAACCCTTCCGAAGTCGGCGGGAGCCGTATCGGGCGCGGGGAGTTGGTGCTGTAGAGCTCTTCCTCGCGTTTGGCCAGCGCCGCCAGCGGGACTGATATCGCCCGCTCGCCTTCGAGCCCCTTGAGCGCCGCCCGCAGTTGACCGCGGCCGCCGTCGACGATGACCAGGTCGGGAGACTTTGCAAATCCACCCGGTCCGTTCGATTGCTTTTCCAGTCGCGCGAATCGCCGTGCGACGACCTCGCGCATGGAGGCGAAATCGTCGTTCCCCCAGTCACCCTTGATCCGAAACCGGCGGTATTGGCTCTTCTGCGGCATTCCATCCTCAAAGACAACCATCGCCCCGACCACGTGGGCTCCCTGCAGGTGGGAGATGTCAAAGCACTCGATCCTGCGCGGGAGGCGCCGCAGTCCCAGTGCTTCGCCGATCTGGTCCAGCGCGCGCCGCAACCGGCGCCGCGAGCCCATCAGCGAGCGATGTTCAATCGCGAGCGCTTCGCGGGCGTTGTTGGTCGCCATCTCGAGCAGCCGGCGGCGCGGCCCCCGCTGCGGGACCCGGACCACCACCTTGCGGCCCAGGCGCGCGCTTAACGATGCGGCCACCAACTCGGGCTCGGCGATGTCGGTCGCCAGCAGGACCACCGCCGGCAGGTCGACCGCACGGGCGTAGTACTCGCGAACGAACTCGCCCGCCAGTTCGGCCTCGGTCTCCTGGCCCTGCAGGGCAAACGGGAACTCGTTGTGGCCCACGATGCGACCGGTACGCACGTTCAGCACGTAGCCGGCGCCCTGCCGGCCCTCGCGGGCGACCCCGATCGCGTCGATGTCACCGGCGCGGTCGTCGACCGCCTGCTGGCCGGCCATCACCTTGGAAATCGCCGCCAGGCGGTCCCGCGCCAGGGCGGCCGTCTCATAGGCCTGCTTTTCGGCGGCCCGCTTCATCTCCCTTTCGAGGTCGGCAACGATCGGGGCGCTGCGACCCCGCAAGAAATCGATCGTGGAATCGATCACACGCCGGTATTCGTCTGCTTCGACCGCCCTGATGCAGGGGCCGTTGCACAGGTCGATGTGGTACTTGAGGCAGGGCCGATCCCATTCGCGGTCCATGTCCAGGGCGCACGTCCGGAATGGAAAAAGCTTGTTCAGGAGCTTCAGCGTACGGCGCAGCGATTTGGCGTTGGCGTAGGGGCCGAAGTAGCGGGTGCCGTCGTCGAGGACGCGGCGCGTGGTGTAAACGCGGGGGTACGTTTCGTCGACCGAGATCTTGATGTAGAGGAACGACTTGTCGTCGCGCAGGCGGATGTTGAAGCGCGGTTTGTAGCGCTTGATCATGTTGTTCTCAAGCAGCAGCGCTTCGGCCTCGCCGTTGGCCACGATCACCTCGACGGCGCGGATCCGCTCGACCAGGGCCCGGTTCTTGGCCGTGAATTCGGGGTGCGACCCGAAATACGATCGCACCCGGGCGCGCAACGAGGCCGCTTTGCCGACGTAGATTACCTCGCCCGCCTGGTCGCGGAATAGATAGACCCCGGGTTTGGCGGGCAATGCGGCGATCCGTGCGGGATCGATCGCGGCGTCAATTGCTACCGGTTTTGCCATGAGCCAAATTTAATTGGACGGGCCGCCGGGCGTCGGCCGCCAGCCTGCCACCGGATAATCGTTTTACTGCAAATCGGCCAGCCGCCATGCCGCCGCGCCCGGAGCCAGCAACGCCCTGAAATCAATCTCGAGACTCTTCGGTCTTGCCATGCGCCACCGCTCGGTCTGGGCATTCGCGGGGCTTGGATTGATCCTTACGATCGTTGCCGAAGGTTTGGCCCCGCGGGCAATCGCCCGGGCCATCGACGACGGCATCGCCGCCGGCGACACCGCCACCCTGGCCGGATTCGCGGTCTTGGCGGCCGGACTCTGGCTGATGCGGGGGCTGTTCGGGGCAGCTTTCGGCTTCTGCAATCACTACGGAGCCCAGCTGGTCGGGCGCGACCTGCGAAATCTGTACTTTGCGGCATTGAACCGGATGTCGTTCACCTATTTCGACCGCAACAACTCCGGCGACCTGATAACCCGCGGAATTTCCGACGTCCAATCGGCGAGCCACGGCGGAACGATGAGTTTCTTGCTGCTGACCGAAGCGGTCGGCAAATACGCGTTTTTCGCCACCCTGATGCTGACAACCAACTTCAAGCTCGCGCTGGCGACCATGGCAATGGTCCCGATCATGGTTTTCTGGACGCTCTATTTCGGCCGGATATTTCGGACCCAGTGGCGCGCGGTAATGCGGCAACGTTCGGTCCTGACCGACGTGCTCACCGAGGTCCTCAACGGCATCCGGGTTGTGAAGGCTTTTGCCCAGGAGGACCGCGAGACCCAACGCTTCGAGGACGAGGTCCATGAAATGGTGCGAGCTATCCTGCGCGCCATCCGCAGCTTTTCGATCTTCCTTCCGGCGCTGTTTTTCATGTCCTCGATCGGCACCGTGGTCCTGATCTGGTACGGGTTTTCGCTGGTCTCGGCCGGCGAGGCGCTCATCGGCGACGTGGTCTCATTCAACATCTACATGGGTGCGCTGATCCAGCCGACGCGCATGATGGGTGCTTTCGTGCAGCGGCTCATCAACGGGATCGTCGCAACCGACCGGGTATTCGAAATCATCGATTACAGTCCCCCGGAACCGGACGAGCTGCCGCCCCCGGAGCGCGTCCCCCACGGACTGGAGGTGGTTTTCGACGACGTCTGGTTCCGCTACAGCAGCGGCGCCGACTGGATCCTGCGTGGGGTTTCCTTCGTCGCGCCGGTCGGGTCAACCGTCGGGATCATCGGTCCGACCGGATCCGGCAAGACGTCCCTGCTAAACCTGCTGCTCCGACACTACCGGCCAGACCGCGGCCGTATCCTGATCGGCGGCCGTCCGCTTGACGAATTCGACGCCAAGGAGCTGCGCTGGCAGATTTCGGCAGTCCCCCAGGACCCATACCTTTTCACGAACACGGTGTCCAAAAACGTCAGTTTCGCCAGGCCCGACTCGGACATCCGGCGGATCGAGGCCGCCGCCGACAGCGCGCAGGTCGGGCGCTTTATCAACACCCTGCCCGATCGTTACGAGACGGTGGTCGGCGAACGCGGGGTCGGGTTGTCCGGCGGGCAGCGCCAGCGCGTGACCATTGCCCGGGCGCTGGTGATGGACGCCCCGATCCTGGTCATGGATGATTCGACCTCATCGGTCGATACCGAGACCGAGCGTCTCATCCAGCTGAGCATCGACCGGCAGCTCGCCGGTCGCACCGCTTTGCTGGTATCGCAGCGGGTCTCCTCGGTCAGCGCCGCCGACCAGATCCTGGTGCTCGAAAACGGCCAGATCACCGCCCGCGGCACCCACCGCGAGCTATTGGAAGACGGGGGGCTGTATGCCGAAATCTACCGCCTGCAATCTCCGCCGGCCGAGGTTTCCACGTGATCCACTACCGCCACGACATCGAGCGCGCCAGGGCGCCGTTCAACCTCGGCCTCTTCCGGCGCATGTTCGCCTACACGATGGCCCGCCCCCGGCGCGTTGCCTACGCCGGCGCCCTCGCGCTGGTGATAACCGTCGCCAGCATGATCCAGCCGATAGTCGTCGGCGTCGCGATCGACCAGGGCATCGCCGCTGGCGACGTCACCCTGCTGGCCGCGATGTCGATCACCTACCTCGTGCTCTCGCTGACCGCGTCCGGCGCCGCCGGAACGATGGTGTGGGTAACCGGCAACATCGGTCAGGGCATGATGTTCGACATCCGGATGGAGCTGTTCCGCAAGATCCAGCGGCTCAATTTGGGGTTTTTCGACCGCACCAATTCCGGGTCGATTCTGTCGCGGTTTCTGGGCGACGTATATACCCTCAACGAGGTGATGACCGAGGGCCTGGTCTGGACAGTAGTCGACCTGGTCATGATCGTTGGAATCTTCATCATCATGCTCACGCTTTCCTGGCAGCTGGCGCTGATCTCGTTCGCGGTCATGCCCCTCCTGGCCCTGTTCGCCGGAATATTCCGGGTTCACGCGGCGCGGGCCTACCGCTGGGTGCGGGCGCTGCTCTCGGAAACCAACGCCAACCTGTCCGAGAGCATCCTCGGCATCCGCACCACCCAGACTTTCACCCGCGAGCGCGAGAACGAACGACTGTTCAACGAGGTGACCCAGCGGACGCTTAACGCCCACCGCCGCGCCCGGCTCATCGGCGTTTCGATCATCCCGGTCACCGACCTGCTGGCGGCGGTCGCGATCGCCGCGGTACTGCTTTACGGAGGATCGCTGGTGCTGGGCGACGCCGGATTGCAGCTGGGCGTGGTTGTCACCTTCCTCCTCTACGTGCAGCGCCTCTTCGGGCCCATCCAGGAAATCGGCGTCCGCTACGACCTATTGCAGTCGGCCATGGCCTCGGCAGAGCGCATTTTCGGAATCATCGAGACCCCGGAGCAGGTCCAGGACGACCCGGCGGCCGGATCCATGCCTCCCATCGAGGGCCGAATCGAATTCGACCACGTCGAATTCGAATACCTGCCCGATCAACCGGTGTTGCGCGACGTGTCGTTCGCGATCGAACCGGGCCAGACCTACGCCCTGGTCGGAGCGACCGGGGCCGGCAAAACCACCATCATCAACCTGCTCTACAGGTTCTACGACATCAATGCCGGATCGGTGTTGGTCGACGGCCATGACGTCCGCTCAGTGACCCAAAAATCGCTGCGCTCCCAGATGGGACTGGTCTTGCAGGACCCGTTCCTGTTCCAGGGCAGCATCCACCAGAACATCGCCTACGGGCGGCCGGATGCCAGCCGCGCCGAAGTCGAGGCGGTGGCCCAGGCGGTCAACCTGCACGAATCGATAGTCGGCATGGACTACGGCTACGACACGTTCGTAAGCGAACGCGGTCTGCAGCTATCGGTCGGGCAGCGCCAATTGCTCTCGTTCGCCCGGGCGCTGCTCATCGACCCCAAGATCCTGGTCCTGGACGAGGCCACCTCCTCGGTCGACACCAGAACCGAGGCGTTGGTTCAATCCGCGCTCGCCAAGCTGCTGGAGGGCCGGACCTCGATCGTGATCGCGCATCGCCTCTCAACGATCCAGAAGGCAGATCAGATCCTGGTCATCGACGCCGGCCGGATCATCGAGCGCGGCACCCATGACGAATTGCTGGCCCTGGGCGGCCACTACCGCCAGATGTACGAGATCGGGTTCGACATTTCAGACGCCGACATGACCGAAGCGCTGGCCCGCACCAGCTGAATTCGCGGCGGGCCCTAGGTCCGCAGGTCCGCCCAGAGAACCGGATCGCCCAACGGTTTGTCAGACATCTTGGCCGCCGGCTCCACGGTGAGCACCAGATCGTGATAGCTGGTAATCGGCGCAGCCGTATGCAGGGCGACAACCGCTCGCCCGGACGTCGAAGCCGGACAGGATCCGCCGAATGCACGCCCCTCGCCCCGTCCGTCGCCCAGCCAAACCCTGAAGGAATGGCCGTGTGCGGCAACCCCGTCCAGCCCGGAGACGAACAGCATCCCTTGGCGCGGATTGGCGGTAAACACCAGACAGCCGGTTGCGGTTGCGGCCGGACCCTGGCCGTGCAGGAGGATTCCCACGCCTTCGGAACTGGCCAGGGCAGAGCATTCCTGCTCCAGCGCTT
The Chloroflexota bacterium genome window above contains:
- a CDS encoding ABC transporter ATP-binding protein, whose product is MIHYRHDIERARAPFNLGLFRRMFAYTMARPRRVAYAGALALVITVASMIQPIVVGVAIDQGIAAGDVTLLAAMSITYLVLSLTASGAAGTMVWVTGNIGQGMMFDIRMELFRKIQRLNLGFFDRTNSGSILSRFLGDVYTLNEVMTEGLVWTVVDLVMIVGIFIIMLTLSWQLALISFAVMPLLALFAGIFRVHAARAYRWVRALLSETNANLSESILGIRTTQTFTRERENERLFNEVTQRTLNAHRRARLIGVSIIPVTDLLAAVAIAAVLLYGGSLVLGDAGLQLGVVVTFLLYVQRLFGPIQEIGVRYDLLQSAMASAERIFGIIETPEQVQDDPAAGSMPPIEGRIEFDHVEFEYLPDQPVLRDVSFAIEPGQTYALVGATGAGKTTIINLLYRFYDINAGSVLVDGHDVRSVTQKSLRSQMGLVLQDPFLFQGSIHQNIAYGRPDASRAEVEAVAQAVNLHESIVGMDYGYDTFVSERGLQLSVGQRQLLSFARALLIDPKILVLDEATSSVDTRTEALVQSALAKLLEGRTSIVIAHRLSTIQKADQILVIDAGRIIERGTHDELLALGGHYRQMYEIGFDISDADMTEALARTS
- the uvrC gene encoding excinuclease ABC subunit UvrC; the encoded protein is MAKPVAIDAAIDPARIAALPAKPGVYLFRDQAGEVIYVGKAASLRARVRSYFGSHPEFTAKNRALVERIRAVEVIVANGEAEALLLENNMIKRYKPRFNIRLRDDKSFLYIKISVDETYPRVYTTRRVLDDGTRYFGPYANAKSLRRTLKLLNKLFPFRTCALDMDREWDRPCLKYHIDLCNGPCIRAVEADEYRRVIDSTIDFLRGRSAPIVADLEREMKRAAEKQAYETAALARDRLAAISKVMAGQQAVDDRAGDIDAIGVAREGRQGAGYVLNVRTGRIVGHNEFPFALQGQETEAELAGEFVREYYARAVDLPAVVLLATDIAEPELVAASLSARLGRKVVVRVPQRGPRRRLLEMATNNAREALAIEHRSLMGSRRRLRRALDQIGEALGLRRLPRRIECFDISHLQGAHVVGAMVVFEDGMPQKSQYRRFRIKGDWGNDDFASMREVVARRFARLEKQSNGPGGFAKSPDLVIVDGGRGQLRAALKGLEGERAISVPLAALAKREEELYSTNSPRPIRLPPTSEGFYLLQRIRDEAHRFAVGYHVSLRSRSSRRSELDRVPGVGPARRRQLMRHFGSLARLRAASAAQIAEVPGIGSATATAIHQALAE
- a CDS encoding ABC transporter ATP-binding protein, coding for MRHRSVWAFAGLGLILTIVAEGLAPRAIARAIDDGIAAGDTATLAGFAVLAAGLWLMRGLFGAAFGFCNHYGAQLVGRDLRNLYFAALNRMSFTYFDRNNSGDLITRGISDVQSASHGGTMSFLLLTEAVGKYAFFATLMLTTNFKLALATMAMVPIMVFWTLYFGRIFRTQWRAVMRQRSVLTDVLTEVLNGIRVVKAFAQEDRETQRFEDEVHEMVRAILRAIRSFSIFLPALFFMSSIGTVVLIWYGFSLVSAGEALIGDVVSFNIYMGALIQPTRMMGAFVQRLINGIVATDRVFEIIDYSPPEPDELPPPERVPHGLEVVFDDVWFRYSSGADWILRGVSFVAPVGSTVGIIGPTGSGKTSLLNLLLRHYRPDRGRILIGGRPLDEFDAKELRWQISAVPQDPYLFTNTVSKNVSFARPDSDIRRIEAAADSAQVGRFINTLPDRYETVVGERGVGLSGGQRQRVTIARALVMDAPILVMDDSTSSVDTETERLIQLSIDRQLAGRTALLVSQRVSSVSAADQILVLENGQITARGTHRELLEDGGLYAEIYRLQSPPAEVST